Within Candidatus Limnocylindria bacterium, the genomic segment TTCTTGAGCGATGGGAGCTCCGGAGTCGTCACGAGCACGACATGATCCGCGGTCCGCAGCATGCCCAGCGTGAGATCGTCGAGGCTGGACCAGAGGTCGCACACGACAAAGGAGAAGTGGTCGCGTAACGCATCGACCGCCCGAACAATCCGGACCGGATCGGCCGAGTCCGACGAGCCGACGTGCTCCGGCGCGACGAGGACGTGGACCCCGGATTCGTGCTTCACGAAGACGTCCTCCACCAGGCCAGCGTCGAGCTGCTCGTCGTGCGCCATGAGATCGATGACGCTGTTGGCGCTTCGAAGGTCGAGCGCCACACCGACATCGCCGAACTGAAGGTCGAGATCGACGATGGCGACACGCTTTTTCGAACGGGACGAGAGGGCCACGGCGAGGTTCGTCGCGATCGTCGTGCAGCCGACGCCCCCCTTGGGGCTGTAGACGGCGATCACCGTGCCGCGACTGCGCGTGGGCGTGAGATCACCGCGTTGCAGGCGGCGCAGCTCGGTCTGGTTGGTGTGAGCGTCGCGGATCGTGCTTGCGAGGTCGCTCGGTTCGAAAGGCCGCAGGATGAAGCCGCGCGCCCCCGCGCTCACCGCCTTCGAGATCGTGATCGGCGT encodes:
- a CDS encoding AAA family ATPase: MTTTSPGLNLIALESEHTAATAIRAATADGRITLLGIVTDLPTLLSVVSDKRPGVVLLDLAHAGSDVGVTVRTVLSASPESCVVVTGSDVTPITISKAVSAGARGFILRPFEPSDLASTIRDAHTNQTELRRLQRGDLTPTRSRGTVIAVYSPKGGVGCTTIATNLAVALSSRSKKRVAIVDLDLQFGDVGVALDLRSANSVIDLMAHDEQLDAGLVEDVFVKHESGVHVLVAPEHVGSSDSADPVRIVRAVDALRDHFSFVVCDLWSSLDDLTLGMLRTADHVVLVTTPELPSLKNIRRVIAATPLLGDERTQIVLNRHPGKAGVSMADVEKNLGRRVASTIPSEGVGVTDAINQGISMFDSRARVRASRSYMRLADALLRDDGPRQAGQIISAARA